One stretch of Papaver somniferum cultivar HN1 unplaced genomic scaffold, ASM357369v1 unplaced-scaffold_154, whole genome shotgun sequence DNA includes these proteins:
- the LOC113336823 gene encoding DNA topoisomerase 1 alpha-like — translation MAVDTCMTPKIQEEDDDDDEPIVFRRTKVTPKQNQVNSEIKKVSSQRLDGSSQRHEGSSQKNDGSSQRRDGSSQRQDGSSQRQDASSQRRDGCSQRQDGSSQTRDGSSQRQDGSSQRRNGSSQKHCGPSERPSPGTASPNGQNSTLQKGKMVSSSKSAPLKSPLANPKASTSVPEKPKQPPTQNSRISNNEKKPPAKPNVDSEDSDDDKPLSARLLVSTSALQKSNSHNVAKVHSPHLPSSSMSEKTTISSKKSVEDSEDEGPLSSMIKMTSGGEPSVKKEIEEKPLAYKAKQNGSIKKESEQLNSPKLLNKRPLGDSSTPTHSSAKKPKLSESSVAAKVKQVSVKAEVKTEDDDDDDDDVPIAERLKKAAVSAGTSQPKKKTITKVVSSSLKTSKKSKKIVKKSQYSKSIKLQPSSGDGQKWTTLEHNGVIFPPDYKPHGVKMLYNGQPVDLTPEQEEVATMFAVMKDTEYATKEKFVENFMNDWRGILGRNHIIKKFELCDFTPIYDWHQAEKEKRKQMTTEEKRIAKEEKLKQEEKYMWAIVDGVKEKVGNFRVEPPGLFRGRGEHPKMGKLKKRIRPSDITINIGKGVPIPECPIPGQRWKEVKHDNTVTWLAFWIDPINSKEFKYVFLAASSSLKGQSDKEKYEKARLLKDYIHDIRANYTKDFTNKDLGKRQIAVATYLIDKLALRAGNEKDDDEADTVGCCTLKVENVKLVPPNKLEFDFLGKDSIRYLNTVDVELPVYKAIGQFKNGKNDGEDLFDKLDTSKLNAHLKELMPGLTAKVFRTYNASITLDDQLHKNTKDGDVGVKVVVYNLANKEVAIICNHQRTESKSHTAQMEKLQGNIQKLKIDIDVLEKDLERAKKGKPPLPRLDDKGNEFVPRNLAPDAIHRKINKIYERIEKMERDISTKEELKTIALGTSKINYLDPRISVAWCKRHEVPIEKIFNKSLLAKFAWAMDVDPSFRF, via the exons ATGGCTGTTGACACTTGCATGACACCTAAAATacaagaagaggatgatgatgatgatgagccgATTGTATTCAGAAGAACCAAGGTAACACCAAAGCAGAATCAAGTAAACTCCGAAATAAAGAAGGTATCATCACAAAGGCTTGATGGATCTTCCCAAAGACACGAGGGATCTTCCCAGAAGAACGATGGATCTTCTCAAAGACGGGATGGTTCATCTCAGAGACAGGATGGTTCTTCTCAGAGACAGGACGCATCTTCTCAAAGACGCGATGGATGTTCTCAAAGACAGGATGGATCTTCTCAAACGCGTGATGGATCTTCGCAGAGACAGGATGGTTCTTCTCAAAGACGTAATGGTTCATCTCAAAAACACTGTGGGCCATCAGAAAGGCCTAGTCCTGGAACAGCTTCTCCTAATGGTCAAAATTCAACTTTGCAAAAGGGAAAGATGGTCTCATCTTCAAAATCAGCACCACTCAAGTCACCTTTAGCTAATCCAAAGGCATCTACTTCCGTACCTGAGAAGCCGAAACAACCGCCTACGCAAAATTCACGAATAAGTAATAATGAAAAGAAGCCTCCTGCCAAACCAAATGTTGATTCTGAGGATTCTGACGATGATAAGCCCTTGAGTGCCAGACTTCTGGTATCCACCTCAGCATTGCAGAAAAGCAACTCTCACAATGTTGCTAAGGTTCATAGTCCACACCTTCCCAGTTCATCAATGTCAGAGAAAACAACAATTTCCAGTAAAAAATCTGTAGAAGATTCTGAAGATGAGGGTCCTTTGTCTTCAATGATCAAGATGACGTCAGGGGGAGAGCCGTCTGTTaagaaagaaattgaagagaaaccTTTAGCTTACAAAGCGAAGCAAAATGGCTCTATCAAGAAGGAAAGTGAACAGTTAAACTCCCCAAAATTGTTAAACAAGAGGCCGCTAGGTGATAGTAGTACTCCAACTCACTCTTCTGCTAAAAAGCCAAAACTATCAGAGTCATCTGTTGCAGCTAAAGTAAAGCAAGTGTCTGTGAAAGCTGAAGTCAAGACGGAGGATGAtgacgatgacgatgatgatgttCCAATTGCCGAGAGACTGAAGAAGGCTGCTGTGTCAGCAGGTACATCTCAACCAAAGAAGAAAACAATAACAAAGGTTGTTTCCTCTTCACTTAAAACatcaaagaaatcaaagaaaatagtaAAGAAATCACAATACTCGAAGTCAATAAAGCTACAGCCCAGTTCCGGTGATGGACAAAAGTGGACTACCTTGGAGCACAATGGTGTTATTTTCCCTCCAGACTACAAGCCTCATGGTGTGAAGATGCTGTACAATGGACAACCTGTTGATTTGACTCCTGAACAGGAGGAG GTTGCAACAATGTTCGCAGTGATGAAAGACACGGAGTATGCTACGAAGGAGAAATTTGTGGAGAACTTCATGAATGATTGGAGAGGGATACTCGGAAGAAATCATATAATTAAAAAGTTTGAGCTTTGTGATTTCACCCCTATCTATGACTGGCATCAGgctgagaaggagaagagaaaacAAATGACCACGGAA GAGAAGAGGATTgccaaagaagaaaaattgaagcAAGAGGAGAAGTACATGTGGGCTATTGTTGATGGTGTCAAAGAGAAG GTTGGAAACTTCAGAGTGGAACCACCTGGGTTGTTTCGTGGCCGTGGAGAGCATCCTAAG ATGGGAAAATTGAAAAAACGCATTCGACCAAGTGATATTACAATAAATATTGGGAAAGGGGTGCCAATTCCGGAGTGTCCAATTCCTGGTCAAAG GTGGAAAGAAGTTAAGCATGATAATACGGTTACATGGTTAGCATTTTGGATTGATCCAATCAATTCAAAAGAGTTCAAGTATGTTTTCTTGGCTGCTAGTAGTTCACTGAAAGGGCAAAGCGACAAGGAGAAGTATGAGAAAGCTAGATTACTAAAG GACTACATTCATGATATCAGAGCAAATTACACAAAGGACTTCACAAATAAAGATCTTGGGAAACGGCAAATAGCAGTGGCGACGTACCTTATCGATAAGTTGGCTCTCAGGGCAGGAAATGAGAAG GATGATGACGAGGCTGATACAGTTGGTTGCTGTACGCTGAAAGTGGAAAATGTTAAATTAGTCCCTCCAAACAAATTAGAG TTTGATTTCCTTGGTAAAGACTCCATTAGATATCTAAATACCGTTGATGTCGAGCTTCCAGTGTACAAAGCAATCGGACAGTTTAAAAATG GAAAAAATGATGGTGAAGATCTTTTTGACAAGCTTGATACTAGTAAACTGAATGCTCATCTCAAGGAACTCATGCCTGGACTCACTGCAAAAGTCTTTCGTACCTACAATGCGTCGATTACTTTAGATGACCAG TTGCATAAAAATACCAAGGATGGTGATGTTGGAGTGAAAGTTGTCGTCTATAACCTTGCAAACAAGGAG GTTGCAATTATATGTAACCATCAACGTACTGAATCAAAGTCCCACACTGCACAAATGGAAAAATTGCAAGGCAATATACAGAAGTTGAAG ATTGATATAGATGTCCTGGAGAAGGATTTGGAGAGAGCCAAAAAAGGAAAGCCTCCACTTCCGAGGTTGGATGATAAAGGAAACGAATTTGTGCCGAGGAACTTGGCCCCTGACGC AATACATAGGAAGATCAATAAGATATATGAGAGGATTGAGAAAATGGAGCGTGATATTAGTACAAAAGAGGAGCTTAAAACCATTGCGTTGGGCACATCTAAGATTAATTATCTTGATCCTAGAATTTCAGTTGCTTGGTGCAAGCGACATGAAGTTCCTATTGAAAAG ATATTCAACAAGTCACTTCTGGCGAAGTTTGCTTGGGCAATGGATGTGGATCCTAGTTTCAGATTTTGA